The Pseudomonas cavernicola DNA segment TTAGCCTGGACACCGGCAGCGGCGAGTTGCACGGCACTCTGCTGCTGCCGAAAACCGCTGTTCCGGTGCCGGTCGCCCTATTGATCGCTGGTTCCGGCCCGACCGACCGCAACGGCAACAACCCCAGCGGCGGACATAACGACAACCTCAAGCGCCTGGCCCAGGCGCTGGCCAAACACGGAATTGCCAGCGTGCGCTACGACAAACGTGGCGTGGCCGCCAGTCAGGCGGCCACGCCGGATGAACGCGACCTCAGCGTCGAGCAGTATGTTGCCGATGCGGCAGCCTGGGGGCAGCAACTCAAGGCCGACCCGCGCTTCGGCCAATTGACCCTGATCGGCCACAGCGAAGGTGCGCTGATCGCCAGCCTCGCCGCCACAGCCGCTGGCGCCGATGCGCTTATTTCCATCGCCGGCAGCTCTCGCCCGATCGACCAGGTACTGCGAGAACAACTACGCTTGCGCCTGCCGCGACCGTTGCTGGCGCAGAGCGAACAGCTGATCGACGATCTGAAAGCCGGGCAAACCGAGCAGGAAGTACCCGATGAGTTGCAGGTCCTGTTCCGCCCCAGTGTGCAGCCCTACCTGATCTCGCTGTTTCGCCAAGAGCCCGCTGCAGCCTTCGCCAAGCTGCGTATACCGACTCTGATCATCCAGGGCA contains these protein-coding regions:
- a CDS encoding alpha/beta hydrolase, yielding MLRVLALILPLLTGLAQATPYTVLQRPISLDTGSGELHGTLLLPKTAVPVPVALLIAGSGPTDRNGNNPSGGHNDNLKRLAQALAKHGIASVRYDKRGVAASQAATPDERDLSVEQYVADAAAWGQQLKADPRFGQLTLIGHSEGALIASLAATAAGADALISIAGSSRPIDQVLREQLRLRLPRPLLAQSEQLIDDLKAGQTEQEVPDELQVLFRPSVQPYLISLFRQEPAAAFAKLRIPTLIIQGSHDIQVGIRDAQVLKVAKPDAQLVLIEGMNHVLRIVPKDIKQQLASYNNPQLPLARELTDQIISFILRNSTVPSYSDATSGR